A single genomic interval of Staphylococcus hyicus harbors:
- a CDS encoding ABC transporter ATP-binding protein, whose translation MSLKVAHVSKKFKDVTAVNDISFELETGKMLGFLGRNGAGKTTTFRMILGLTEPTQGDIYFNDEKIKASHYDVIGYLPEERGLHAKLKVEEELTYLATLKGMSKKDIKGAIDYWLERFQITEHRDKKIESLSKGNQQKVQLLASMIHEPELLILDEPFSGLDPVNVELLKKAVIELNQKGTTIIFSSHRMEHIEELCDDVCIINNGQMVVQGPIQTVKRNSGYQRVVIETTYDLHDFEDIPGVVDTQHTPQKYVFIIENEDVAKTLYARIQSLDFVKHFEVLDPTIKEIFIEKVGDRHA comes from the coding sequence ATGTCATTAAAGGTGGCACATGTCAGCAAGAAATTTAAAGATGTCACAGCCGTCAATGATATTTCATTCGAGCTCGAAACTGGCAAAATGTTAGGGTTTTTAGGACGAAATGGTGCGGGTAAAACGACAACTTTCAGAATGATTTTAGGTTTAACAGAACCTACACAAGGTGATATCTATTTTAACGATGAGAAAATAAAGGCATCACATTATGACGTAATTGGTTATTTACCTGAAGAGCGAGGATTACATGCCAAATTAAAGGTGGAAGAAGAATTGACCTATTTGGCGACATTAAAAGGAATGTCTAAAAAAGATATTAAAGGTGCGATCGACTATTGGTTAGAACGATTTCAAATTACAGAACATCGTGATAAAAAGATCGAATCTTTATCAAAAGGGAATCAACAAAAAGTACAACTCCTAGCGAGTATGATTCATGAACCGGAGTTGCTCATTTTAGATGAACCTTTCAGCGGACTTGATCCTGTTAATGTTGAACTATTAAAAAAAGCCGTTATTGAATTGAATCAAAAAGGTACAACTATCATTTTTAGTTCGCATCGTATGGAACATATTGAAGAACTTTGTGATGACGTATGCATTATAAATAATGGCCAAATGGTAGTACAGGGGCCAATCCAAACGGTGAAGCGTAACAGTGGATATCAACGTGTTGTGATTGAAACGACATATGATTTACATGACTTTGAAGATATCCCTGGCGTTGTTGATACGCAACATACACCACAAAAATATGTGTTTATTATTGAAAATGAAGACGTTGCGAAAACACTCTATGCCCGAATACAATCCCTTGATTTTGTCAAACATTTTGAAGTGCTTGATCCTACAATTAAAGAGATATTTATTGAGAAAGTAGGTGATCGTCATGCGTAA
- a CDS encoding ABC transporter permease translates to MRKFLATFKLTYFNKLKSKAFIISTILFMLAIIGLANADKIIKMFDDGQDNIAVVTKDERVFQYIKKTNESLHKGVHYKKLSASKVDQALKDESIDQAYMIHTEGDRISATIKASKQPSEIDQKELQTILTQFQSQKVAQKLGLTPNEQKELFTPSTVDTKVIKVGEGQSIDQNEKAFSSFIVMIGSLLMMFIIINYANQIAMEVATEKTSRVSEMIITSVKPSLHIIAKITAVLSVALTQIAAIGLTVIACVFFFDLGKTLKGLDFVFTPHITRLIIFGIIFLIIGVFTYVIFAAILGNLTARIEDMGQTLMPLTMLMIASFYTGYIGGLTNPDNIFIKITSYVPFFSPFVTFARLSIPETPTYEAIIAIVIHLVLILVLFYFATKSYQNAVLTFEKGWWKAFKRVIQK, encoded by the coding sequence ATGCGTAAATTTTTAGCAACGTTTAAGTTAACTTATTTCAATAAATTAAAATCAAAAGCATTTATCATTTCAACGATTTTATTTATGTTGGCAATTATTGGATTAGCAAATGCGGATAAAATCATTAAAATGTTTGATGATGGACAAGACAATATTGCAGTGGTTACGAAAGACGAACGTGTTTTTCAATACATTAAAAAAACGAATGAATCACTGCATAAAGGGGTACATTATAAAAAACTTTCAGCTTCTAAAGTGGATCAAGCTTTAAAAGACGAATCGATTGATCAAGCATATATGATTCACACAGAGGGTGATCGTATATCAGCGACAATTAAAGCGAGTAAACAACCTTCTGAAATCGATCAAAAAGAATTACAAACGATATTAACGCAATTTCAATCGCAAAAAGTTGCTCAAAAGTTGGGTTTAACGCCCAACGAACAAAAGGAACTATTTACACCTAGTACCGTTGATACGAAAGTAATCAAAGTGGGTGAAGGACAATCGATTGATCAAAATGAGAAAGCCTTCAGTTCATTTATCGTTATGATTGGCAGTCTTTTAATGATGTTTATCATAATTAATTATGCTAACCAAATTGCAATGGAAGTCGCTACAGAAAAAACATCAAGAGTTTCTGAAATGATTATTACAAGTGTGAAGCCATCGCTACATATTATTGCAAAAATTACGGCTGTTCTTAGTGTTGCATTGACACAAATTGCCGCAATTGGATTGACGGTGATTGCGTGTGTATTCTTTTTTGATCTTGGAAAAACTTTAAAAGGCTTAGATTTTGTATTCACACCACATATTACAAGATTAATAATTTTTGGCATTATCTTTTTAATCATAGGGGTGTTTACGTATGTCATATTTGCTGCGATTTTAGGTAACTTAACAGCAAGAATAGAAGATATGGGTCAAACGTTAATGCCATTGACAATGTTAATGATTGCAAGTTTTTATACTGGTTACATTGGTGGGCTTACAAATCCTGATAACATTTTCATTAAAATCACAAGCTATGTTCCATTTTTCTCGCCATTTGTTACCTTTGCAAGATTATCCATTCCTGAGACACCGACATACGAAGCAATTATTGCTATCGTGATTCACCTTGTGCTCATATTAGTCCTATTTTATTTCGCAACAAAATCGTATCAAAACGCGGTTTTAACCTTTGAAAAAGGATGGTGGAAGGCGTTTAAACGCGTCATTCAAAAATAA
- a CDS encoding YnfA family protein — MLYPIAIFILAGLCEIGGGYLIWLWLRDEKPMWLGLAGGIILMLYGIVATFQSFPTFGRVYAAYGGVFIILSLLWAYWIDHEPPDKFDIIGGIICIVGVLVMVLPSRG, encoded by the coding sequence ATTTTGTATCCCATTGCCATATTCATTTTGGCTGGTTTATGTGAAATTGGAGGGGGATATCTCATTTGGTTGTGGTTAAGAGATGAAAAGCCTATGTGGTTAGGATTAGCCGGAGGTATCATTTTAATGCTTTATGGTATCGTAGCAACGTTTCAAAGTTTTCCAACGTTTGGACGTGTCTATGCTGCATATGGCGGCGTATTTATCATTTTAAGCTTGCTATGGGCATATTGGATTGACCATGAACCACCTGATAAATTTGATATTATAGGCGGTATCATTTGTATTGTAGGGGTATTAGTGATGGTGCTTCCGTCAAGAGGTTGA
- a CDS encoding aldose epimerase family protein: MKIGIEHQANGIDLIKIHHKTVSIVFTNYGARIVSWKIDHNNIVLGNEVEADEFYPNDPYYFGATIGRYAGRIESGSFKLNNHTYEVETNAGGQHLHGGSHGLSSRLFEYETEQHIDHVKVIFTTQLQSSEDNFPGNMDIRIAFTYDMTNTWTIEYYASSTEDTLFNPSNHVYFNLNPDNRTVDNHVLKSDKLHLFPLNDSRLPQNKPIDLIKTLGMNQVPIQALFQTKDPRISPQIQRFKGLDHPFEVAEGKLTLATSHLKLHVVTDRPQIVIYTFNSPEKVGNPKQLFKSHSGIALETQSMPNDIHMFGEKAHSILRGNVPFYSKTSYQVE, encoded by the coding sequence ATGAAAATTGGGATTGAACATCAAGCGAATGGCATAGATTTAATAAAAATACATCATAAAACAGTGTCTATCGTATTCACAAATTATGGCGCGCGTATTGTCAGTTGGAAAATCGATCATAACAATATTGTTTTAGGAAATGAAGTTGAAGCAGATGAATTTTATCCGAACGATCCTTACTATTTTGGTGCAACCATTGGACGCTATGCAGGAAGAATCGAAAGCGGTTCATTCAAGTTAAATAATCATACGTATGAAGTGGAAACAAATGCCGGAGGCCAGCATTTACATGGAGGTTCTCATGGATTGTCTTCACGTTTATTTGAATATGAAACAGAACAACATATTGATCATGTGAAAGTGATATTTACAACACAATTACAAAGTTCTGAAGATAATTTCCCGGGTAATATGGATATTCGTATTGCCTTTACGTATGATATGACGAATACATGGACGATTGAATACTATGCATCTTCAACGGAAGATACACTTTTTAATCCTTCCAACCATGTTTATTTTAATTTAAATCCAGATAATCGGACGGTTGATAATCACGTGTTGAAAAGTGATAAATTACATTTATTCCCATTAAATGATAGTCGCTTACCTCAAAATAAGCCGATTGATTTAATTAAAACACTTGGTATGAATCAAGTTCCAATTCAAGCTTTATTTCAAACAAAAGATCCTAGAATATCCCCTCAAATACAGAGATTCAAAGGGTTAGATCATCCATTTGAAGTGGCCGAAGGGAAATTGACTTTAGCCACTTCGCATTTAAAATTGCATGTGGTTACAGATCGTCCTCAAATTGTGATTTATACGTTTAATTCTCCAGAAAAAGTTGGAAATCCAAAGCAACTTTTTAAATCTCATTCAGGTATTGCTTTAGAAACACAAAGTATGCCTAATGATATCCATATGTTCGGAGAAAAAGCACATTCAATTTTGCGTGGTAATGTACCATTTTATTCGAAGACATCCTATCAAGTTGAATGA
- a CDS encoding helix-turn-helix transcriptional regulator encodes MRTRLKELRAREGYNQTELAKKARISRQTVSLIERNEFMPSIITAFKIARIFGEKVEDVFIFDKEL; translated from the coding sequence ATGCGCACACGCTTAAAAGAATTACGTGCGCGAGAGGGGTACAATCAAACGGAATTGGCTAAAAAAGCACGAATATCTAGACAAACTGTCTCGCTCATTGAACGTAATGAATTTATGCCCTCTATTATAACGGCGTTTAAAATCGCACGTATATTTGGAGAAAAAGTAGAAGATGTTTTTATATTTGATAAAGAACTATAA
- a CDS encoding MOSC domain-containing protein, giving the protein MDYTIKAICAGKVKTLHYDNQPMKSGMDKTPIDAPIWLSKLGFEGDEQAYHGHGGPDKAVCLFSTAHYSMWKDVISPIPDHAFFGENISVNDIDENELYFGNQYQIGEAIIEVSEIREPCNKIQRKYQYNGIMKRMMATGKTGCYFRVIHEGIVYPNSTLKLIKEAPEDTRLSVQALNDLYYNDKKNKAQLSYAIQNPYITAERRLKLEKLLARCS; this is encoded by the coding sequence ATGGACTACACAATCAAAGCGATTTGTGCGGGCAAAGTTAAAACGTTACATTATGATAATCAACCTATGAAAAGTGGTATGGATAAAACACCTATAGATGCACCCATCTGGCTTTCTAAGTTAGGATTTGAAGGTGACGAACAAGCCTATCATGGTCATGGTGGCCCTGATAAAGCCGTATGTTTATTCAGTACAGCACACTATTCAATGTGGAAAGATGTGATTTCACCTATACCTGACCATGCTTTTTTTGGGGAGAACATTTCTGTTAATGATATTGATGAAAATGAATTGTACTTTGGAAACCAATATCAAATTGGTGAAGCAATTATAGAAGTATCCGAAATCAGGGAACCTTGTAATAAAATTCAACGTAAATATCAATATAATGGCATCATGAAACGTATGATGGCAACTGGAAAAACAGGATGTTATTTTAGAGTTATTCATGAAGGCATCGTATATCCTAACAGCACATTAAAATTGATTAAAGAGGCTCCTGAAGACACACGTCTCTCTGTTCAAGCTTTAAATGACTTATATTATAATGATAAAAAAAATAAAGCTCAGCTGTCGTATGCGATTCAAAATCCATATATTACTGCAGAACGTCGTTTAAAATTAGAAAAACTTTTGGCTAGATGTTCATAA
- a CDS encoding ribose 5-phosphate isomerase A, with protein sequence MDTKQLKLMTLKDAVARIEDGMILGLGTGSTIALLVPEIAKLIEKGYHLKGVCTSERTASQAKSLNIPILDINDVDKIDLAIDGADEIDPNLNLIKGGGGALFREKVIDAFATRFIVLADQTKCVSYLGETFKLPVEVDQFNWYQLAKQIEAAYPVKVCRRMKEDIPLITDNGNYILDIEMTSQIDPYAFHEYLIHLTGVLETGYFLDVADEAIVGTESGVKFLTK encoded by the coding sequence ATGGATACGAAACAACTTAAATTAATGACATTAAAAGATGCTGTTGCTCGTATTGAAGATGGCATGATTCTAGGTTTAGGAACAGGTAGTACGATAGCGTTATTAGTTCCCGAAATCGCCAAACTGATCGAAAAAGGTTATCATCTCAAAGGCGTCTGTACATCAGAACGCACAGCTTCTCAAGCTAAGTCGCTTAACATTCCAATATTAGATATTAATGATGTGGATAAAATTGATTTAGCTATTGATGGTGCGGATGAAATTGATCCTAATTTGAACTTAATCAAAGGTGGGGGTGGCGCGTTATTTAGAGAAAAAGTCATTGATGCATTCGCGACGCGATTTATCGTTTTAGCAGATCAAACAAAATGTGTCTCATATTTAGGAGAAACATTTAAACTACCTGTAGAAGTGGATCAATTTAATTGGTATCAACTCGCGAAACAAATCGAAGCTGCTTATCCAGTAAAGGTATGTCGTCGAATGAAAGAAGATATACCTTTGATTACAGATAACGGCAATTATATTCTAGATATTGAAATGACATCTCAAATTGATCCTTATGCTTTTCATGAGTATCTTATTCATTTAACTGGTGTACTTGAAACTGGTTACTTTTTAGATGTTGCGGATGAGGCTATTGTTGGAACAGAGTCTGGTGTTAAATTTTTAACGAAATGA
- a CDS encoding CPBP family glutamic-type intramembrane protease, producing the protein MNHSRISGFQWAMTIFIFFVIAYASPIILRDFQQASGLKNFVFSLNSLGPFIAAIICILIFKHKKEQLEGFKLGLSLKVIERLILALTLPLIIFIIGMYSFNTYGNSFILLQAKDLSETIWAILIGHLFMAFFIEFGFRAYLLNIVERRLPFLFANIGVSLLYLIWDVNTAFGMPYTMYSAIYVFSFSMIAGELVRGTGGRAIYIATLFHAAMSFAKVFFFSEEIGDIFSMQVLAYATAAVAVIVILFSLIKRLILPHHKGDDDDTPMFYNQEREAEIEEADRAATHHEQPASEAQETHTEHAEPRHVNDTEHQLNVSEETRARAIVQEDEPQTLKRKHRHLRR; encoded by the coding sequence ATGAACCATTCTCGTATATCTGGCTTTCAATGGGCGATGACGATTTTTATTTTCTTTGTGATTGCATACGCGAGCCCGATAATTTTAAGAGATTTTCAACAAGCATCTGGTTTGAAAAATTTTGTGTTTTCATTAAATAGTTTAGGACCATTTATTGCTGCTATCATTTGTATACTTATCTTCAAGCACAAAAAAGAACAGCTTGAAGGTTTCAAATTAGGATTAAGCTTAAAAGTAATTGAGCGCCTTATTCTTGCTTTAACATTACCTTTAATTATTTTTATTATTGGTATGTATAGTTTTAACACGTATGGAAATAGCTTTATTTTATTACAAGCTAAAGATTTATCTGAAACAATATGGGCGATTTTAATTGGACATCTTTTCATGGCATTCTTTATTGAATTTGGTTTTCGCGCATATTTACTCAATATCGTTGAAAGACGTTTACCGTTTTTATTTGCGAATATTGGTGTGAGTTTGCTTTACTTAATCTGGGATGTGAATACTGCATTTGGGATGCCATATACAATGTACAGTGCCATTTACGTATTCTCATTTTCAATGATTGCTGGTGAACTTGTAAGAGGCACAGGCGGACGTGCCATCTATATTGCCACCCTATTCCATGCAGCCATGTCTTTTGCAAAAGTCTTTTTCTTTAGTGAAGAAATTGGGGATATTTTCTCAATGCAAGTCCTTGCCTATGCGACTGCTGCAGTTGCGGTAATCGTGATTTTATTTAGCTTAATCAAGCGTCTCATTTTACCGCATCATAAAGGAGACGATGATGATACACCTATGTTTTATAATCAAGAGCGTGAAGCGGAAATAGAAGAGGCAGATAGAGCAGCCACTCACCATGAGCAACCTGCCTCTGAGGCACAAGAAACACACACCGAACATGCCGAACCTAGGCATGTCAATGACACGGAACATCAATTAAATGTAAGCGAAGAAACACGTGCACGTGCCATCGTACAAGAAGACGAACCACAAACTTTAAAACGCAAACATAGACATCTACGTCGTTAA
- the hutG gene encoding formimidoylglutamase has product MYQPPQREIWTGRLDSDVERDAFRHFQTIHFGDVHHITPHANGVALLGYAVDKGVELNKGRIGAKEGPDAIKKALASLPAATDIPIIDYGNVTHSHTQLIETQKVFGTYVHQLIETHQRTYLLGGGHDIAYAQYLGVRTAYPNQSIGVINIDAHFDNRKEEVSTSGTSFRQMLEEDANLDYFVIGIQRPGNTPSLFQYADDTHTQYVLAEELVDHIDPRIKDKIEHFITHHDVILFTICIDVIDSAYAPGVSASGVLGLTPHCVLSLAKRILQFDNVTTVSIAEMNPTYDVDQRTAKLIGHYLSHFIHYS; this is encoded by the coding sequence ATGTACCAACCACCACAACGAGAAATTTGGACAGGTCGATTAGATAGTGATGTTGAACGTGATGCATTTCGCCATTTTCAAACCATTCATTTCGGCGACGTTCATCACATTACACCGCACGCAAATGGCGTCGCATTATTGGGATATGCGGTAGATAAAGGCGTTGAATTAAACAAAGGACGTATAGGAGCCAAAGAGGGACCTGATGCTATAAAAAAAGCGCTCGCTAGTCTTCCGGCAGCGACCGACATTCCTATTATTGATTATGGCAACGTAACGCATAGTCATACGCAACTGATTGAAACACAAAAAGTATTTGGTACATATGTTCACCAGCTAATAGAAACACATCAACGTACTTATTTGTTAGGAGGCGGACATGATATTGCTTATGCCCAATATTTAGGAGTGCGCACAGCTTATCCAAATCAATCTATAGGCGTGATAAATATAGATGCCCATTTTGATAATCGTAAAGAAGAGGTATCTACATCTGGTACAAGTTTCCGACAAATGTTAGAAGAAGATGCTAATTTAGATTATTTTGTAATAGGCATCCAAAGACCCGGTAATACGCCAAGTTTGTTTCAATATGCAGATGATACCCATACCCAATACGTATTAGCAGAAGAGCTTGTCGATCACATCGACCCTCGTATTAAAGACAAAATTGAGCATTTTATAACGCACCATGATGTGATTTTATTCACAATTTGTATAGACGTTATCGATAGTGCCTATGCCCCTGGCGTTAGTGCAAGTGGAGTATTAGGCCTAACACCCCATTGTGTTTTATCACTTGCCAAACGCATTCTTCAGTTTGACAATGTCACGACAGTAAGTATCGCTGAGATGAATCCTACTTATGACGTAGACCAGCGTACAGCGAAACTGATTGGACATTATTTGTCTCACTTTATACACTATTCATAA
- a CDS encoding LysR family transcriptional regulator — MKIVQLEYFIEVVNQNSFTKAARALHISQPSLTATIKKMEQQLGYALLQRTTKDISITEKGIQFYNHAKHLVHQYHLTLEQMYDLKVSQTPKIKISILESTAHWIATIIKQHQLEHLDQHYQVTEILDLNTLTQHLLDFEIHFGISNDKIKHEAIISIPLYTEDYVVLTPKDAFKGKKSMSIQGLPLIVPIRPYQVRKHIDDYFTHLQAHPNIVMEVERFEVATNFVHQHMGYAVIPRIYYQSFKTSHLDAIPIYPKINRTIYINFAKNRQFTPQMTALLSKIQTYWSLQNNESPI, encoded by the coding sequence ATGAAAATTGTTCAATTAGAGTATTTTATAGAAGTGGTAAACCAAAATAGCTTTACAAAAGCTGCACGCGCATTGCACATTAGCCAACCTTCACTAACTGCAACGATAAAAAAGATGGAACAACAATTAGGATATGCATTACTTCAACGTACTACAAAAGATATATCTATAACTGAAAAAGGCATTCAATTTTACAATCACGCGAAGCATTTGGTGCATCAATATCATTTAACATTAGAACAAATGTATGATTTAAAAGTCAGTCAGACGCCAAAAATAAAAATTTCAATTTTAGAATCTACTGCACATTGGATTGCTACCATAATAAAGCAACATCAATTAGAACATTTAGATCAGCATTATCAAGTTACTGAAATTTTAGATTTGAATACATTGACTCAACATTTACTAGATTTTGAAATTCATTTTGGAATATCCAATGATAAAATTAAACATGAAGCCATTATATCAATCCCGTTATATACAGAAGATTATGTGGTACTTACACCAAAAGATGCCTTTAAAGGAAAAAAGTCTATGTCTATTCAAGGATTACCGTTAATCGTCCCTATCCGTCCGTACCAAGTACGTAAGCATATAGATGATTATTTTACACATTTACAAGCGCATCCAAATATTGTTATGGAAGTTGAACGCTTTGAAGTGGCGACAAACTTTGTACATCAACATATGGGATATGCGGTTATTCCACGAATTTATTACCAATCATTTAAAACCAGTCATCTCGACGCGATTCCAATTTACCCTAAAATTAACCGGACGATTTATATCAACTTTGCAAAAAATAGACAGTTCACACCACAAATGACCGCACTATTATCCAAAATTCAAACATACTGGTCATTGCAAAACAACGAGTCTCCAATATAA
- the hutU gene encoding urocanate hydratase: MSREIKAKKGLEIECKGWEQEAVLRMLYNNLDPEVAEHPEKLVVYGGIGKAARNWESFDAIVDTLRRLEKDETMLVQSGKPVAVFKTHEEAPRVLLSNSVLVPKWANWDHFHELDKKGLMMYGQMTAGSWIYIGSQGIVQGTYETFAECANQHFNGSLKGTITLTAGLGGMGGAQPLAVTMNEGVVIGVDVDASRIQKRIDTRYCDIMTHSLDEALEKAEEAKNKGEALSIGLVGNAAEIHHEILKRHFKIDIVTDQTSAHDPLNGYVPEGYSLEAATQLRESDPETYVQLSSQSMKKHVEAMLKFQEQGAIAFDYGNNIRQVAYDQGLEEAFDFPGFVPAYIRPLFCEGKGPFRFAALSGDPKDIERADQLMRELFPEDEKLMRWLDMASEKIAFQGLPSRIAWLGYGERAKMGLALNELVRKGDISAPIVIGRDHLDSGSVASPNRETESMKDGSDAVGDWAILNALVNTAAGGSWISVHHGGGVGMGYSLHAGMVVVADGSERAERRLKRVLTTDPGMGVVRHADAGYDIAVETAKNKGLDIPMITGKGDDK, translated from the coding sequence ATGTCTAGAGAAATTAAAGCTAAAAAAGGACTTGAAATTGAATGTAAAGGGTGGGAACAAGAAGCTGTTTTACGCATGCTTTATAATAACTTAGATCCAGAAGTTGCAGAACATCCAGAAAAGCTCGTGGTCTACGGAGGCATTGGTAAAGCGGCACGTAATTGGGAATCTTTTGACGCAATTGTGGATACGTTACGTCGCCTTGAAAAAGATGAAACAATGTTAGTTCAATCAGGTAAACCTGTAGCCGTATTTAAAACGCACGAAGAAGCGCCACGGGTTTTATTATCCAATTCAGTTCTTGTACCGAAGTGGGCAAATTGGGACCATTTCCACGAATTAGATAAAAAAGGACTGATGATGTACGGGCAAATGACGGCAGGAAGTTGGATTTATATCGGTTCTCAAGGCATCGTTCAAGGAACATATGAAACATTTGCAGAATGTGCGAATCAACATTTTAACGGCTCATTAAAAGGTACAATTACGTTAACAGCGGGTCTTGGTGGAATGGGAGGCGCCCAACCATTGGCGGTCACAATGAATGAAGGGGTTGTCATTGGAGTCGATGTGGATGCATCTCGCATACAAAAGCGAATCGATACACGTTATTGTGACATTATGACACATTCATTAGATGAAGCATTAGAAAAGGCTGAAGAAGCTAAAAATAAGGGAGAGGCATTATCTATTGGTTTAGTTGGGAATGCAGCTGAAATTCACCATGAGATATTAAAGCGTCATTTTAAAATTGATATTGTCACAGACCAAACTTCGGCGCATGATCCACTTAATGGTTATGTACCTGAAGGGTATTCTTTAGAAGCGGCTACACAATTACGAGAGTCTGACCCAGAAACATATGTACAGTTATCATCACAATCTATGAAAAAACATGTTGAGGCGATGCTGAAATTTCAGGAACAAGGTGCGATTGCGTTTGATTATGGTAATAACATTCGACAAGTAGCATACGACCAAGGATTAGAAGAAGCATTTGATTTCCCTGGCTTTGTACCTGCGTATATTCGCCCGTTGTTCTGTGAAGGTAAAGGACCGTTTCGCTTCGCAGCTTTATCAGGCGATCCTAAAGATATTGAACGTGCAGATCAACTCATGAGAGAATTATTCCCTGAAGACGAAAAATTAATGCGTTGGCTCGATATGGCGAGTGAGAAAATTGCTTTCCAGGGTCTGCCATCTCGCATTGCATGGCTTGGTTATGGTGAGCGTGCAAAAATGGGACTCGCACTCAATGAGTTGGTACGTAAGGGTGACATTTCTGCACCGATTGTTATCGGTCGAGACCATTTAGACTCAGGTTCAGTAGCATCTCCAAACCGGGAAACAGAATCTATGAAAGATGGTTCAGATGCTGTAGGGGATTGGGCGATTTTAAATGCATTAGTCAATACTGCTGCAGGAGGATCATGGATATCTGTGCATCATGGTGGCGGTGTCGGTATGGGGTATTCTTTACATGCAGGAATGGTTGTTGTAGCAGATGGCTCTGAACGTGCAGAACGACGATTAAAACGTGTATTAACGACAGATCCGGGTATGGGTGTGGTAAGACATGCAGATGCTGGTTATGATATTGCGGTTGAAACGGCAAAAAATAAAGGTCTGGATATTCCCATGATTACAGGTAAAGGTGATGACAAATAA